A single Brassica rapa cultivar Chiifu-401-42 chromosome A04, CAAS_Brap_v3.01, whole genome shotgun sequence DNA region contains:
- the LOC103864338 gene encoding uncharacterized protein LOC103864338 isoform X2, which produces MERSSDPHHSTADLLSWPQIHHSSAANPSNQPSDDIGDVLGGGGRTTNKEAKSLNKKKNCCGHKLKEMTGSDIFSDNGNVTNGDPTHTSRIHYHHDQDSQISFSGEENNNAAATPKKPTTTSSPEAAKLKELGRSVQTQADSKSKKKQLSNSKTKAITGRDIFASPPPPETQVAATKQQVKGNKNLEESAKASNSSRKIHHNNPKFQQLTSNGIFKSDKIPPGYSEKMHSSAKSREMRGNNIFADGKSEYRDYYGGARRPPGGESSLSLV; this is translated from the exons ATGGAGCGATCAAGCGATCCCCATCATTCCACCGCCGATCTTCTCTCTTGGCCCCAGATCCACCACTCCTCCGCCGCTAATCCCTCCAACCAG CCGTCTGATGACATCGGCGATGTCCTTGGCGGTGGTGGTAGAACCACCAACAAGGAAGCCAAATCTCTTAACAAGAA GAAGAACTGTTGTGGCCACAAGCTAAAGGAAATGACTGGTAGTGATATCTTCTCTGATAATGGTAACGTTACCAACGGTGATCCAACTCACACTTCAAGGATCCATTACCATCATGATCAg GATAGTCAGATATCCTTCAGCGGCGAAGAGAACAACAACGCTGCTGCGACTCCTAAGAAACCAACAACAACCTCTTCACCCGAGGCTGCAAAGCTTAAGGAGTTGGGCAGGTCTGTGCAAACACAGGCCGACTCCAAGAGCAAAAAGAAGCAGTTATCCAACTCCAAGACCAAAGCAATCACTGGTCGCGACATCTTtgcatctcctcctcctcctgaaACCCAAGTAGCTGCAACAAAACAGCAAGTTAAAGGAAACAAGAACTTGGAGGAATCTGCTAAAGCCTCCAAT TCATCAAGGAAGATACACCACAACAACCCCAAGTTTCAGCAACTCACGAGCAACGGTATCTTCAAATCTGATAAGATCCCTCCTGGTTATTCAGAGAAGATGCATAGCTCAGCTAAGTCGCGGGAGATGAGGGGGAACAATATATTTGCAGACGGCAAGTCCGAGTATCGGGATTACTATGGTGGAGCGAGGAGGCCTCCGGGTGGTGAGAGCAGCCTTTCCTTGGTCTAA
- the LOC103864340 gene encoding uncharacterized protein LOC103864340, with protein MEALAMAGTDYQEWGLSVEEWEFQESVVPPHLLADDSKKDEEEDYQNEDDRVFDGVEVKQSLTCDIRASVGKLIEESMSHIIVHLKLLKFLRHLLENFLFSHVLDFIL; from the coding sequence ATGGAGGCTTTAGCGATGGCAGGAACCGATTATCAAGAATGGGGACTTAGTGTTGAGGAATGGGAGTTTCAAGAATCAGTAGTTCCGCCCCATTTGCTTGCAGATGATTCGAAAaaggacgaagaagaagattatCAAAATGAGGatgatagagttttcgatggcgTAGAGGTTAAACAATCTCTTACTTGTGACATTCGAGCTTCGGTTGGGAAATTGATTGAAGAATCGATGTCACATATCATTGTTCACCTCAAGCTGCTTAAGTTCTTGAGACATCTTCTTGAGAACTTTTTGTTTAGCCATGTTcttgattttattttgtaa
- the LOC103864338 gene encoding uncharacterized protein LOC103864338 isoform X1: MERSSDPHHSTADLLSWPQIHHSSAANPSNQPSDDIGDVLGGGGRTTNKEAKSLNKNVSYRKNCCGHKLKEMTGSDIFSDNGNVTNGDPTHTSRIHYHHDQDSQISFSGEENNNAAATPKKPTTTSSPEAAKLKELGRSVQTQADSKSKKKQLSNSKTKAITGRDIFASPPPPETQVAATKQQVKGNKNLEESAKASNSSRKIHHNNPKFQQLTSNGIFKSDKIPPGYSEKMHSSAKSREMRGNNIFADGKSEYRDYYGGARRPPGGESSLSLV; this comes from the exons ATGGAGCGATCAAGCGATCCCCATCATTCCACCGCCGATCTTCTCTCTTGGCCCCAGATCCACCACTCCTCCGCCGCTAATCCCTCCAACCAG CCGTCTGATGACATCGGCGATGTCCTTGGCGGTGGTGGTAGAACCACCAACAAGGAAGCCAAATCTCTTAACAAGAA TGTATCATACAGGAAGAACTGTTGTGGCCACAAGCTAAAGGAAATGACTGGTAGTGATATCTTCTCTGATAATGGTAACGTTACCAACGGTGATCCAACTCACACTTCAAGGATCCATTACCATCATGATCAg GATAGTCAGATATCCTTCAGCGGCGAAGAGAACAACAACGCTGCTGCGACTCCTAAGAAACCAACAACAACCTCTTCACCCGAGGCTGCAAAGCTTAAGGAGTTGGGCAGGTCTGTGCAAACACAGGCCGACTCCAAGAGCAAAAAGAAGCAGTTATCCAACTCCAAGACCAAAGCAATCACTGGTCGCGACATCTTtgcatctcctcctcctcctgaaACCCAAGTAGCTGCAACAAAACAGCAAGTTAAAGGAAACAAGAACTTGGAGGAATCTGCTAAAGCCTCCAAT TCATCAAGGAAGATACACCACAACAACCCCAAGTTTCAGCAACTCACGAGCAACGGTATCTTCAAATCTGATAAGATCCCTCCTGGTTATTCAGAGAAGATGCATAGCTCAGCTAAGTCGCGGGAGATGAGGGGGAACAATATATTTGCAGACGGCAAGTCCGAGTATCGGGATTACTATGGTGGAGCGAGGAGGCCTCCGGGTGGTGAGAGCAGCCTTTCCTTGGTCTAA
- the LOC103864339 gene encoding calmodulin-binding transcription activator 3 has product MAEARRFGLNNELDVGQILSEARNRWLRPPEICEILQNYQKFQISTEPPTTPASGSVFLFDRKVLRYFRKDGHNWRKKRDGKTVKEAHERLKAGSVDVLHCYYAHGQDNENFQRRSYWMLQEELSHIVFVHYLEVKGSRVSTSYNRMQRTEDSTRSSQETGEVYTSERNGYASGSINQYDHSNNQSQATDSASVNGVHTPELEDAQSAYNQQGSPILYSHQALQQPPATSFDPYYQMSLTPRDSYQKEIHTISSSTMVEKGRTINGPVVTNSIKNKKSIDSQTWEEILGNCGSGGEGLPMQPHSEHEGLDQMLQSYSFTMQDFASLQESIVKSQNQELNSGLTSDRSLWLQGQAVDIEPNALSNLASSEKAPYLSTMKQHLLDGALGEEGLKKMDSFNRWMSKELGELGDVGVTADANESFTHSSSTAYWEEVESEDVSNGGYVMSPSLSKEQLFSIIDFAPNWTYVGCEVKVLVSGKFLKMAESGEWCCMFGQTEVPADIIANGILECVAPMHEAGRVPFYVTCSNRLACSEVREFEYKVLESQGFDRETYDSSTGCNSIESLEARFVKLLCSKSDCTNSSLPGGNDSDLSQVSEKISLLLFENDDQLDQMLMNEISQENMKNNLLQEALKESLHSWLLQKIAEGGKGPNVLDEGGQGVLHFAAALGYNWALEPTIVAGVSVDFRDVNGWTALHWAAFFGRELIIGSLIALGASPGTLTDPNPDFPSGSTPSDLAYANGYKGIAGYLSEYALRTHVSLLSLNEKNAETSLGGAVEAAPSPSSSALTDSLTAVRNASQAAARIHQVFRAQSFQKKQMKEFGDRKLGMSEERALSMLAPKTHKQGRGHSDDSVQAAAIRIQNKFRGYKGRKDYLITRQRIIKIQAHVRGYQVRKNYRKIIWSVGILEKVILRWRRKGAGLRGFKSDALVTKMQDGTEKEEDDDFFKQGRKQTEERLEKALARVKSMVQYPEARDQYRRLLNVVNDIQESKVEKALANSEEATCFDDDLIDIEALLGDDDTLMMPMSSTLWNA; this is encoded by the exons ATGGCGGAAGCAAGACGTTTTGGCCTTAATAACGAACTAG ATGTTGGCCAAATACTTTCAGAAGCACGGAATCGATGGCTTCGTCCTCCTGAAATTTGTGAGATCTTACAGAATTACCAAAAGTTTCAAATTTCTACTGAGCCACCTACTACACCTGCAA GTGGATCTGTTTTTCTGTTTGATCGAAAGGTGCTCAGATACTTCAGGAAAGACGGTCACAACTGGAGGAAGAAAAGAGATGGAAAGACAGTTAAAGAAGCTCATGAGAGGTTGAAG GCTGGAAGCGTTGATGTTCTACATTGTTACTATGCGCATGGACAAgacaatgaaaattttcaaagaCGCAGTTATTGGATGCTTCAAGA AGAGCTTTCCCACATTGTTTTTGTCCATTATCTCGAAGTTAAG GGTAGTAGAGTTTCTACTTCTTATAATCGGATGCAAAGGACTGAAGATTCTACTCGATCTTCTCAAGAAACTGGGGAAGTCTACACCAGTGAACGTAATGGTTATGCTTCTGGCAGCATTAACCAATATGATCACAGCAACAATCAGTCACAAGCTACTGACTCAGCAAGTGTCAATGGTGTTCACACCCCAGAACTTGAAGATGCACAATCAG CATACAATCAGCAGGGGAGCCCCATACTTTACTCACATCAAGCACTTCAGCAGCCTCCAGCTACTAGTTTTGATCCTTACTATCAGATGTCTTTGACGC CGAGGGATAGCTATCAGAAAGAGATTCACACAATCTCCTCGTCCACTATGGTAGAAAAAGGCAGAACTATCAACGGTCCTGTTGTAACAAATAgcataaaaaacaaaaaatccaTTGATTCCCAAACCTGGGAAGAGATACTGGGAAACTGTGGTTCTGGAGGTGAAGGTTTACCTATGCAGCCTCACAGTGAGCATGAAGGGCTTGATCAAATGCTCCAAAGCTACTCTTTTACTATGCAAGATTTTGCCAGTCTACAGGAGTCCATTGTCAAAAGCCAG AATCAGGAGTTAAATTCAGGGCTTACATCTGATCGTTCACTGTGGTTACAAGGACAAG CTGTAGATATAGAGCCAAATGCGCTAAGCAATTTAGCTTCAAGTGAAAAAGCTCCATATCTATCTACGATGAAACAGCATCTGTTAGACGGTGCATTAGGTGAAGAAGGCTTGAAAAAAATGGACAGTTTCAACCGCTGGATGAGCAAAGAGCTCGGAGAACTCGGAGATGTTGGTGTTACTGCCGATGCAAACGAGTCTTTTACTCATTCGAGTTCCACAGCCTACTGGGAAGAAGTTGAGAGTGAAGATGTGTCTAATGGTGGATATGTTATGAGTCCTTCCTTATCAAAGGAACAGCTCTTTAGCATCATTGACTTTGCTCCGAACTGGACTTATGTGGGCTGTGAAGTGAAGGTTCTTGTTAGTGGAAAGTTCTTAAAGATGGCTGAGAGTGGAGAGTGGTGTTGCATGTTTGGGCAAACAGAAGTTCCAGCGGATATTATAGCTAATGGTATACTCGAGTGCGTTGCCCCTATGCATGAGGCTGGAAGAGTTCCCTTTTATGTAACATGTTCCAACAGGTTAGCATGCAGCGAAGTGCGTGAGTTCGAGTACAAGGTTTTGGAGTCTCAAGGCTTTGATAGAGAAACATATGATTCTTCCACCGGTTGCAACTCTATTGAGAGTCTGGAGGCAAGATTTGTTAAACTGCTGTGCTCGAAATCTGATTGCACGAACTCTTCTCTTCCCGGGGGGAACGACAGTGATTTGTCCCAAGTGAGCGAGAAGATTAGCTTACTGCTTTTCGAGAACGATGACCAGCTGGATCAGATGCTGATGAATGAAATCTCTCAAGAGAATATGAAGAACAACCTCTTGCAGGAAGCTCTGAAGGAAAGCTTACACTCATGGCTTCTGCAAAAGATAGCAGAAGGTGGGAAAGGTCCGAACGTGTTGGACGAAGGTGGACAAGGTGTACTACACTTTGCTGCTGCTCTTGGCTACAACTGGGCGTTAGAACCGACGATAGTCGCTGGTGTAAGCGTTGATTTTCGCGACGTGAATGGCTGGACTGCACTTCACTGGGCAGCTTTCTTTGGCAGGGAGCTGATAATAGGTTCTCTCATAGCTCTCGGTGCATCTCCCGGAACTTTGACTGATCCGAATCCGGACTTCCCATCAGGAAGCACACCTTCTGATCTAGCCTACGCTAATGGTTACAAAGGAATCGCTGGTTATCTCTCGGAATACGCCTTGAGAACACATGTTTCTTTGCTCAGTCTGAATGAGAAAAACGCGGAAACATCTCTAGGAGGAGCGGTTGAGGCAGCTCCTAGCCCGTCCAGCTCGGCGTTAACAGACTCTCTCACAGCTGTGCGCAACGCTAGCCAAGCGGCGGCTCGGATTCATCAGGTTTTCAGGGCTCAGTCTTTCCAGAAGAAGCAGATGAAAGAGTTTGGTGATAGGAAGCTGGGGATGTCGGAAGAGCGTGCTCTTTCAATGCTTGCTccaaaaacacacaaacaagGACGAGGGCATAGTGATGATTCCGTGCAAGCTGCTGCGATCAGGATTCAGAACAAGTTCCGTGGTTACAAGGGAAGGAAAGATTATCTGATTACTCGTCAAAGAATCATCAAGATACAG GCTCATGTAAGAGGTTATCAGGTTAGGAAAAACTACAGGAAGATAATTTGGTCTGTTGGGATACTAGAGAAGGTGATACTGCGTTGGAGAAGGAAAGGAGCTGGTTTGCGTGGGTTTAAGTCAGACGCACTTGTTACCAAAATGCAAGATGGaacagagaaagaagaagatgatgatttctTCAAGCAAGGTAGAAAGCAAACAGAGGAAAGGCTTGAAAAGGCTCTTGCAAGAGTTAAGTCAATGGTTCAGTATCCTGAAGCTAGAGATCAATACCGCAGATTACTAAATGTGGTCAACGACATCCAAGAAAGCAAG GTTGAAAAGGCTCTTGCAAATTCAGAAGAAGCAACTTGTTTTGATGATGATCTGATAGATATTGAGGCATTGTTGGGAGATGATGACACTTTGATGATGCCTATGTCCTCAACTTTGTGGAACGCTTGA
- the LOC103864433 gene encoding AAA-ATPase At1g43910-like yields the protein MLFRTILNEVVPKRIREYVALKVVDFFSSYFQSNFTFVIEEQWEFADNQTFRAAEVYLPTRLAGLSTSELLVGSSDLKNPAAEPKFGIPVNTKIIDEFEGIRLEWTLHSVETKKYCREKRFFSSGQISLSGLLNFVDGLWSSCGEEKIIIFTTNHKEKLDPTLLRPGRMDVHILMDNCTPFVFKKLVALYLKINEHVMFDPIEKLVLEVSATPAEVTQQLMANKDADIAFKGLLEFLETKKIKKEEDSKVEEAAPALV from the exons ATGCTCTTTCGTACAATCCTCAACGAGGTTGTTCCCAAGCGAATCCGAGAATATGTCGCTCTGAAAGTTGTGGACTTCTTCTCATCTTACTTTCAGTCGAACTTCACCTTTGTTATCGAGGAACAGTGGGAGTTTGCTGATAACCAGACTTTCCGTGCGGCTGAAGTTTACTTACCCACGCGTCTCGCCGGACTCTCCACCAGTGAACTCCTTGTTGGTTCGAGTGATCTCAAGAACCCAGCGGCTGAGCCAAAATTTGGAATCCCTGTGAATACAAAAATCATAGATGAGTTTGAAGGGATTCGCCTTGAGTGGACTCTTCACTCTGTTGAGACTAAGAAGTATTGCCGGGAGAAACG cttcttctcttctggGCAGATATCGTTGTCTGGTCTACTGAACTTTGTGGATGGACTTTGGTCTAGCTGCGGAGAAGAAAAGATCATAATCTTCACAACAAATCACAAGGAGAAGCTCGACCCGACTTTGTTGAGGCCGGGAAGAATGGACGTTCACATTCTCATGGACAATTGCACACCCTTTGTGTTTAAGAAGCTTGTGGCTTTGTACCTTAAAATTAATGAACACGTCATGTTTGATCCCATTGAGAAGCTTGTCCTTGAAGTGAGTGCAACTCCGGCTGAAGTCACGCAGCAGCTCATGGCTAATAAGGACGCTGATATTGCGTTCAAAGGTCTCCTTGAATTCTTGGAAACCAAGAAGATCAAAAAGGAAGAAGATTCCAAAGTGGAGGAAGCAGCGCCTGCCCTAGTATAG